Below is a window of Paramagnetospirillum magneticum AMB-1 DNA.
CCTGCATGGCCCCCGGCTATCGCCGCACCGTCCATACCTTGACCTCCAGTGGCAGCGGCTGGTTGTGGGCCAATTCCGCCTTCATTGTCTTCACGGGTGGCGGTGCCGTGCTGGGAATGATGGTCGACGAGGCGGTGGGGGCCAGCACCAGTTACCGCCGGGACTTCAACATGGACCTGGAGGCCGATGCCGGCCGGCGCATTCGCGCCACGCAGCGCAACGGTGGGCCTACTTTCGATCTCAAGACGCCATAATCTGTTTCTTGCCTACCAATACTTTCGGGAGCATCCTTTCCGCTGGGTCGGGAAGGAGGATTTGGCGCATGGCAAACTGGCAGGAGCACATGCGGACCGGCATCGACGTGGTCGATGACGATCACCAGGAGCTGTTCGCCCTGGTCGGGCAGTTCGAAACCGCCAGCAAGACGGCGTCCGGGCAGGTCGATGGCGCGGAAATCGGGCGAATTCTTGAACGCCTGCAGGCCTATGTGAACGAACATTTCGAGCGCGAGGAAACGGCTCAACTCGAGTCCGGCTACGAAGGCTACGCCGAGAACAAGCGCCAGCACGACGAACTACGCCGCACCCTGGAAACCTTCCTGGGCAAGCACCGGCGCGGCGAGTGGGGCGACCTCAAGGTAGCCACTGAAAGCATGCGCAGCTTCCTGGCCATCTGGCTGTCCGAGCACATCATGAAGACTGACCGCAAGATGCGCGGCCGTATTCTGCCCTGGGTGCGCAAGAGGGCCTGAGGCCGAGGGGGATCAAGGGGGCTCAAGTCCTTTGAGAGCCCCAAAAGACTACGGTCTATTCCATACGACATTCGATGAAGACGGTGACGCGCTTGATGCGCTCGCCCACGTCGGCCACCGACAACTGGGCGCTGGACTCGGCGGTCTGGTACGACACGCCGTTGCTGTCCAGATAGCTCCGCGCTAGATCGGCCTTGATGGCGAAGTTGATGTTCTGGGGCAGGTCGCCGGTCTTGTCGGCGATCTTCATGGCGTTCAGCTTGGACGTCACGATGCCGACGATATTGCCGCTCATGTCGATGAGCGGGCCGCCGGAATTTCCCTTCTGCACCGGGGCGGTGATCTGGTAATGGCGCGGGTCGCCGCGCATGCCGTTGAGGGCGCTGACCACGCCGGCGGTGACATTGGGTTCGCGCGACAGCAGCGAGGACAGGGGGAAGCCGATCACCACCACTTCGTCGCCCGACCGCAGCGGCCGGTCCTGGCGGAAGCGGGCGACCTCCGGCAGGCGTAGCGAGGTCTTGAGCAGGGCCATGTCGTTGGCGCTGTCCTTGGCCTTCAACGACACCACCTGGGCGGGGGCGTCCTGGGGCTTGATGGTGATGCTGCGGCACTGCTCCACCACATGGGCATTGGTCATCACTACGCCGTCGGCCGAGACCACGAAGCCCGATCCGGACGAGATCTTGCCGCTGGTGGCCGGGGGCGGAGTGGTGGCCGATTGCTGTCCCGGCGGCATGGGGGCGCGGGACGCGGGCGAGACCACCTGGGCCGAGGGCTGTCCCGGCGCGGCATTGGGGCGCCACAGGGCGACCCGGCCGCGAAGGGCCTCAAGCTCGGCCGGCGACAGGCGCGTGCCGGCGGCATCGCGCTCCTTCTCGTAATTGGCCTTCAGATTGGCGGGCGCCCGTTCGGCCCCCAGGGCCATCCAGAAATAGCCCTCAGCCTGGGATTTCGGGACGCCGCTGCCGTTGAGGTACATGACGCCGAGATTGTGCTGCGACTGGGGGTGTCCCTGGTCGGCGGCCTTGCGGAACCAGGGGGCGGCCTTGGCCGCATCCTTTTCCACGCCGCCCTGGCCCAGCAGATAGGCCACGCCGACGATGAACTGGGCGACGGGGCGTCCGGCCTCGGCCGCCGGGCGGGCGTATTCCAGGGCCTTGACCTTGTCGGTGGGCATGGCCCGGCCGTCCCAGGAATATTGGGCGAGGCGATCGAGGGAGGGCGGCCAGTCCTTTTCGGCGCCCCGCTTGAAATATTCGATGCCGCGCCCTTCGTCCTTGTTGATGCCCAGGCCGTTGAAATGAATCTCGCCCATGGCATGCAGGGCTTCCGGCTGGCCCTTGTCGGCGGAGCGCCCGAACCAGACCAGGGCCTGGGAGATGTCCTTGGGAACGGCGCGGCCGTTGAAATAGGCGCTGCCCAGCCAGTACTGGGCCAGGGAATCGCCGCTGGCCGCCGCGGCGTTGAGCAGCTTCAGCGCCTCGACATCGTCCCGGGTGCCGCCCAGGCCTTCGAACAGCATGTGACCAAGCCGGGCCTGGGCCGCGGCGTTGCCCTGGGTGGCCAGGGGCCTGAATTCCCGGATGGCGGAGGTCCAGTCCCGCTTCTGATAGGCCGTCAGGCCCTCGTCATAGCCGGCCAGGGCCGGGACCGCCCCCAGGGCCAGAAAGGCGGCGAGGGCGAACGGGGCGAGCGGTCGGGCCATCCGGGGGCGCTGGGTCATGGGATTATTCGGCGGCGTCGGCTCGCAGGCGCCCGGCCAGCTTGCCCAGTTCCTCCACGGCGGCGCCCATCTCGGCTTCCAGCGACTGGGTGATGCCGTCGATGCTTTCGGACACGTTCTTCACCTCGCCGGCCACCACGGCGAAGCCCTTGCCGGCCTCGCCGGCGCGGGCGGCTTCGATCAGCGCGTTCAGCGCCAGGATGCGGGTGGTGCCGGTAACCTTCTTGATTTCCTCGACCTTGCGGGACACTACGTCGGCGAGGGTGGCGGTCAATTCGATAATACGTTCCTGATCGGACATGGTGTGGCTTCCCGCAAGAGTGATAACCCCAGTGTAAGGGGGGACCGGGCGGCGGGCAATCGCCTGCTTGTATAAATCGTCCATAAGGTTTGGGTCTGGCCCGGGTCTATGTCATTGTGCGGTGCATCATGACGCAGGGAGCGACGGATATGACCATCATGCGGTGCGAGATGGACGGCAAGCTGGCCATCATCACCATGACCAACCAGGCCAAGCGCAATGTGCTGTCGGAAGCGATGATCGACGGCATCATCGCCGGTCTGGAGCAGGCGTCCCAGGCCAAGGCGCGCGTCGTCATCCTGCGGGCCGAGCCGGGGTGCAAAGTCTGGTCGGCCGGGCATGACGTCTCGGAACTTCCCGCCGCCCACCGCGACCCCCTGGGTTGGAGTGATCCCCTGCGGGTGGTGATTCGCGCCATCGAGGAATTCCCGGCGCCGGTGATCGCCCTGATCGAGGGCGGCGTCTGGGGCGGCGCCTGCGAAATGGCCCTGGCCTGCGACATCGTGGTGGCGACGCCGGATTCCACCTTCGCCCTGACCCCGGCCAAGCTGGGGATTCCCTATAATGTCTCTGGCCTACTGACCTTCATGAACGTCACCGGCATTCACATGGTGCGCGAGATGGCTTTCACCGCCCGCCCGATCTCGGCCCAGCGGGCCCAGGCCCTGGGCATCGTCAACCATGTGCGCGGCGCCGAGGAGATCACCTATTACTGCACCATGCTGGCGCGCGACATCGAGAAGCTGGCCCCGCTGGCCATCGCGGTGATGAAGGAGGAGATGCGGGTCCTGGCCTCGGCCCATTCCATCACGCCGCGCATGTTCGAGCGGGTGCAGGGCCTGCGTCGCAAGGTCTACGACAGCCAGGACTATCAGGAGGGTGTGCGGGCCTTCAAGGAGAAGCGCCAGCCCAACTTCACCGGGGAGTGATCAAGCCGCGCTGCGGGCGAAGGCGCCGTTGATCAGGCTTGCCACCCGATCGGCCTGGCGGTCCTTGAAGGCGCTCCACCAGGCGATCACCTGGGCCTGCAGGGCGGCATAGCGCCCGGGCTCTGCCTCCGCCGTGCTCCACCATTGGGGAAGCTCCTCCCAAGACTTCAGGATCACCGCCGGGATGCCGCCGGCAGTGCGCTCGTCATGCAGGAACGGCGCGTCCAGGCAGACCGGGATGGCTCCGGTTTCCAGGGCGTCGTAGAGGCGGATGGTCTCCACCGAATTGCCGGTGGGCACCAGGGCGAAGCGGGTATTCTCCATCAGGGCGCGATAGCTGTGCGGGCTGAACTCGCCGCCGAATTTGAGTGAGGTCTCAAGCCTGGCCGGAAGGCCATGGGCGCCGATCACCTCCATCATCCGGTGGCGGTCGGCCAGTTCGGGCGGCGTGCGCCCGACGAAGCTCATCTGGTGGGTGCGCAACGCGAAGGGCAGCAGCGTCTCGGGAGGGCACGGCCCCACCCCGGTGCGATAGCCGTTGGGTACCCAGAGGACGCCCTGGCAGCGGCTTCCCGCCGGAATCTCCAGGACGTCGGGGCGCCAGTAATTGCGCAGGACGTAATCCACCCTGGGGTAATAGGAGCAATCGGCCGACAGCGTCTCGTCGGCCATATGCAGGACGCCCACATTGCGGAACGGCGCATTGGCGAAGGAATTCACCACCGGAGACAGCCGATTCTCGAAATCGATGATCAGGACGTCGTCCATGGCCTGCAATTGCTGGCCCTGCTCGCCCAGCACGATCCGGACCGGCCTGTCGACCCGGGCCAGCAGCACGTCGCGGATAAAACCCGTCTCCATGATGAAGTCGTACAACTGGCGGGGGGCCAGGACGCTGAGAACCCTGCTGTCCGCGCGTGTCATGGAAAAGGAGCTCCGGCTCTGTTGCGGTTGGGCCGCGCCAAGATAGCCGAAACCGAGGCCGGCAGGAAGGTCGGGCCGAAAAGGAAAGAGGCCGGAAACCTGTAGGTTTCCGGCCTCTTGATTGGCTCCGGAGGAGGGATTCGAACCCCCGACCAGCCGGTTAACAGCCGGCTGCTCTACCGCTGAGCTACTCCGGATCAACGACCTGCCCTAGCGGTATGGCAAGCCGAGGAATTCTTTACTCTCACGCACGCACCCGGACCTGGGGACGGTGGAGGCCGAGGCCGGAATTGAACCGACGTACGCGGATTTGCAGTCCGCTGCATAGCCACTCTGCCACCCGGCCCAACCGGCCCAGCCGGCGGGTGCCGACGTGAGGACCGTGCTTATACGCGCAGTTCGATGACCGGTCAAGCGGCTGTTTCTGCCTTTTCGCAGCATTGTTTTCAGCAGCGCTCGCGCCTATAAATTTCTCCCGTGGCTCTGCCCGATAACAAGAGGGGGGCGGGCCCGTCCAAGAGAATGACGAGCAGCATGGGAGCCCGATGGCCATGGATTACGCCGGCGCCAGATTCAATATGGTCGAGAACCAGATCCGCACCAACAAGGTGCACGACCTGAACGTATCGGGGGCCATTTCCTCGACGCCTCGCGAGCCCTTTCTACCCAAGTCCATGCGCGGCTTCGCCTATGTGGACGAAGACGTGTCCGTCGGCGGCGGCCGTTTCATGATCGAGCCGCTGGTGCTGGCCCGTCTGCTGCAGGCCGCCGCGGTTCAGTCCACCGACGTGGTGTTGGCCATCGGCGACGCCACCGGCTGGGCCAGTGCGGTCCTATCCAAGCTGGCCAGCACCGTGGTGACGCTGGAAACCGATGTCGACCTCTCTGCCAAGGCGTCCCAGGCGCTGTCCGACCAGGGCGTCGACAATGTCGCCTATGTGGGAGGCAGCTTCGCCGGCGGTTTCGCGGCCCAGGCGCCCTATAACGTGATCATCTTTCTCGGCGCTGTGGGGGAGATCCCCTCCGGCCTCTGCCGTCAGCTGAGCGATGGCGGCCGTCTGGTGGCCGTGGTTGATTCCGGCACCAGGGGGGCGGGAAAGGTGGTGCAGGTAGTTCGGGTCGGCGATACCTTTGGCCGCCGCGCCCTGTTCGACGCCGCCACGCCGACCCTGCCGGGCATGGCGTCCAAGCCGGGTTTCATTTTCTGAATCCGTTCACCCTGCGCGTCCGGGGGGCGGTATCGCCACCCAGGACGCAAGGGTAGGGCGGTGGATTTGTCCTTGATCTTCCGTATCCAAGGTCTAATGTTCTGGGGCGATATAAGGTCGTTCCGGGATGGGGACCCGCTTTGCTGAATACAGGTGGTGAATGAGGAAGGTAAGCTGTCGGCTGATCGGCGCGGCGTGCATGGTCGTGGCCGCGTCAACTCCTGCCATGTCCGAGACGCTGGAGGAAGTGCTGGCGTCCACATATTCCTCCAATCCGACTCTGCTGGCGCGGCGCGCCAAGTTGCGCTCTACCGATGAAGGCGTTCCTCAGGCGTTGTCCAACTGGCGGCCGACCGTGTCGCTGACCGGGTCCGTCGGGCGCGGCAGCTACGACAACAACACGCTGTCTCCCTACAGCATGAGCCGCACGCCCAGGACACAG
It encodes the following:
- a CDS encoding bacteriohemerythrin, whose translation is MANWQEHMRTGIDVVDDDHQELFALVGQFETASKTASGQVDGAEIGRILERLQAYVNEHFEREETAQLESGYEGYAENKRQHDELRRTLETFLGKHRRGEWGDLKVATESMRSFLAIWLSEHIMKTDRKMRGRILPWVRKRA
- a CDS encoding trypsin-like peptidase domain-containing protein; this translates as MTQRPRMARPLAPFALAAFLALGAVPALAGYDEGLTAYQKRDWTSAIREFRPLATQGNAAAQARLGHMLFEGLGGTRDDVEALKLLNAAAASGDSLAQYWLGSAYFNGRAVPKDISQALVWFGRSADKGQPEALHAMGEIHFNGLGINKDEGRGIEYFKRGAEKDWPPSLDRLAQYSWDGRAMPTDKVKALEYARPAAEAGRPVAQFIVGVAYLLGQGGVEKDAAKAAPWFRKAADQGHPQSQHNLGVMYLNGSGVPKSQAEGYFWMALGAERAPANLKANYEKERDAAGTRLSPAELEALRGRVALWRPNAAPGQPSAQVVSPASRAPMPPGQQSATTPPPATSGKISSGSGFVVSADGVVMTNAHVVEQCRSITIKPQDAPAQVVSLKAKDSANDMALLKTSLRLPEVARFRQDRPLRSGDEVVVIGFPLSSLLSREPNVTAGVVSALNGMRGDPRHYQITAPVQKGNSGGPLIDMSGNIVGIVTSKLNAMKIADKTGDLPQNINFAIKADLARSYLDSNGVSYQTAESSAQLSVADVGERIKRVTVFIECRME
- a CDS encoding methyl-accepting chemotaxis protein codes for the protein MSDQERIIELTATLADVVSRKVEEIKKVTGTTRILALNALIEAARAGEAGKGFAVVAGEVKNVSESIDGITQSLEAEMGAAVEELGKLAGRLRADAAE
- the scpB gene encoding methylmalonyl-CoA decarboxylase, which encodes MTIMRCEMDGKLAIITMTNQAKRNVLSEAMIDGIIAGLEQASQAKARVVILRAEPGCKVWSAGHDVSELPAAHRDPLGWSDPLRVVIRAIEEFPAPVIALIEGGVWGGACEMALACDIVVATPDSTFALTPAKLGIPYNVSGLLTFMNVTGIHMVREMAFTARPISAQRAQALGIVNHVRGAEEITYYCTMLARDIEKLAPLAIAVMKEEMRVLASAHSITPRMFERVQGLRRKVYDSQDYQEGVRAFKEKRQPNFTGE
- a CDS encoding protein-L-isoaspartate O-methyltransferase family protein, which encodes MDYAGARFNMVENQIRTNKVHDLNVSGAISSTPREPFLPKSMRGFAYVDEDVSVGGGRFMIEPLVLARLLQAAAVQSTDVVLAIGDATGWASAVLSKLASTVVTLETDVDLSAKASQALSDQGVDNVAYVGGSFAGGFAAQAPYNVIIFLGAVGEIPSGLCRQLSDGGRLVAVVDSGTRGAGKVVQVVRVGDTFGRRALFDAATPTLPGMASKPGFIF